A section of the Malania oleifera isolate guangnan ecotype guangnan chromosome 2, ASM2987363v1, whole genome shotgun sequence genome encodes:
- the LOC131149021 gene encoding uncharacterized protein LOC131149021, with protein sequence MGNCMMMESSRVVEAAEDEKLHDGSPRTKAQEMEKKRSAAVAPSAPHAGGGDKLNVHGHGPGPGRGDDQYYRSSTSKEGVVRIRVVMSQRELNHILRTHNIKKFSNNNYNNSEKFSTSVDQFLNAFKLVRRNSGRVVHYADHALVETSREEEESASGWRPSLESIPEDH encoded by the coding sequence ATGGGGAACTGCATGATGATGGAAAGCTCCAGAGTTGTTGAAGCCGCAGAAGACGAGAAATTACATGATGGGTCGCCAAGGACGAAAGCTCAAGAAATGGAAAAGAAGAGGTCAGCTGCAGTCGCACCTAGTGCCCCTCACGCAGGAGGAGGAGACAAGCTGAATGTTCATGGCCATGGCCCTGGCCCTGGACGGGGTGATGATCAGTACTACAGAAGTAGTACTTCTAAAGAAGGGGTAGTGAGGATAAGAGTGGTGATGAGCCAGAGAGAGCTCAATCACATCTTGAGAACTCACAATATTAagaaattttctaataataattataataatagcgAGAAGTTCTCGACGTCCGTGGACCAATTTTTAAATGCATTCAAGCTGGTGAGGAGGAACAGCGGGAGGGTGGTCCATTACGCTGATCATGCACTTGTTGAAACCAGCAGGGAAGAAGAAGAATCGGCTTCAGGCTGGAGACCAAGTCTGGAAAGCATCCCAGAGGACCATTAA